One genomic segment of Centropristis striata isolate RG_2023a ecotype Rhode Island chromosome 11, C.striata_1.0, whole genome shotgun sequence includes these proteins:
- the rab6bb gene encoding RAB6B, member RAS oncogene family b: MSAGGDLGNPLRKFKLVFLGEQSVGKTSLITRFMYDSFDNTYQATIGIDFLSKTMYLEDRTVRLQLWDTAGQERFRSLIPSYIRDSTVAVVVYDITNVNSFQQTCKWIDDVRTERGSDVIIMLVGNKTDLEEKRQIMIEEGEQRAKELNVMFIETSAKTGCNVKQLFRRVAAALPGMESLDDANPEGMIDIKLDKPAEPTVPEGGCSC, encoded by the exons ATGTCAGCTGGAGGAGATTTGGGGAACCCCCTGAGGAAATTTAAACTCGTGTTTTTGGGCGAGCAGAGCG TGGGGAAAACATCTCTCATCACTAGATTCATGTATGACAGTTTCGACAACACGTATCAG GCGACCATTGGAATAGACTTCCTATCAAAGACGATGTACCTGGAGGACCGAACA GTAAGGCTGCAGCTGTGGGATACTGCTGGACAGGAACGTTTCAGGAGTCTCATCCCCAGCTACATTCGAGACTCTACAGTAGCTGTGGTCGTGTATGACATTACAA ATGTGAACTCATTCCAGCAGACCTGCAAATGGATTGATGATgtcaggacagagagaggaagtgatGTCATCATCATGCTAGTCGGTAACAAAACAGATCTGGAAGAGAAGAG GCAAATCATGATCGAGGAAGGCGAGCAGAGAGCCAAAGAGCTGAACGTCATGTTCATCGAGACCAGTGCCAAGACAGGCTGCAATGTCAAACAG CTGTTTCGTAGGGTTGCAGCAGCCCTACCTGGAATGGAAAGCTTGGACGATGCGAATCCTGAAGGCA TGATCGACATCAAGCTGGACAAACCGGCAGAGCCCACTGTCCCGGAGGGCGGGTGCTCATGTTAA
- the espnlb gene encoding espin-like protein — protein sequence MENSKVTKQPVKEVLPLPRHPSPLPVTSSYLTPAATSKKHTTGSMQHVQVASSVVTSFSHLKPPERDLTLMSHMKSIKSLKHAGFTAVFTGQTLVEKSEELLEDVPIVDVILADIDSLVPTHDEAGRPIAEWKRQVMVRQLQVRLQDEEEQRRQDMTNGHTPVDGWKFSQAHNAVLGPFGELLTEDDLVYLQQQIETVSLQKRCQVYELELTRLTEELRAILPNPIINISLNKEVLQKMDAEGKIHPTLPVWCSRVTEIVKSMSLLVANLTQTTEGGEGKITLNGCRIPHIGMASAFSHRLETNSYSRARRERVEREIQQSGVSVRDLRSNFEGQIGGIYPFAGVVKGGLNSQVVFGGSGVNNQNKGLSSELSHCGPPKKLIPVIETTSLRKERIVVLFLSHWKKSAYAISVRAARQRQGQESLSGRLTGASPQQKIPAMFQFCQQRGAVDKMLNSWRSKLELKDAQQSSLSFAQFPPPRVTFSPEQFLPDVDGVAVTHDSLTLDLFMLGYFHILEQELSPEERKMRHLLCFEVFDHVGSFSWEMVREFHKAVLQEIQAGSRQWSDGFEDIKVRFFGDSRPCRCPSPSSLLSDSRLVPQVIVQTATPDECGGDTNFSCFNNEDICKYIDRSFAFWKEKEAELFDFEH from the exons cagcCAGTGAAGGAGGTGCTCCCCCTGCCTCGCCACCCTTCCCCACTTCCTGTGACCTCTTCCTATCTGACCCCTGCTGCCACTTCAAAGAAACACACCACAGGCTCCATGCAGCATGTGCAGGTGGCGTCCTCAG tGGTGACGTCGTTCAGTCATCTGAAGCCTCCGGAGAGGGATCTTACCCTGATGTCCCACATGAAGTCTATTAAGTCTCTGAAGCACGCTGGCTTCACTGCGGTCTTCACTGGACAAACG TTGGTTGAAAAATC tgaggagctgctggaggatgTGCCGATCGTCGACGTGATCCTGGCTGACATCGACTCCCTGGTGCCCACTCACGATGAAGCTGGCCGCCCCATAGCAGAGTGGAAACGACAGGTGATGGTGCGACAGCTACAGGTCAGGCTGCAGGATGAGGAGGAACAGAGGAGACAG GACATGACTAATGGCCATACACCAGTGGATGGCTGGAAGTTCTCCCAAGCCCACAACGCAGTCTTGGGACCCTTTGGTGAGCTCTTAACAGAGGATGATCTGGTGtacctgcagcagcagattgAGACTGTTTCACTGCAGAAGCGCTGCCAGGTGTACGAGCTGGAGCTGACCAGGCTGACCGAGGAGCTGAGGGCCATTTTACCCAATCCCATCATAAACATCTCCCTGAACAAAGAGGTCTTACAGAAGATGGATGCAGAGGGGAAAATACACCCGACTTTGCCCGTGTGGTGCAGTCGAGTCACAGAGATCGTTAAGAGTATGTCCCTGCTCGTGGCTAATCTGACACAAACCACAGAAGGAGGGGAGGGGAAGATT ACCTTGAATGGATGTAGGATTCCTCACATAGGGATGGCGTCTGCTTTCAGCCACCGTCTGGAGACCAACAGCTACAGCAGAGCCCGGAGGGAGAGGGTGGAGAGGGAGATCCAGCAGTCGGGGGTGTCGGTCAGAGACCTCAGATCCAATTTTGAAGGTCAGATTGGTGGCATTTACCCCTTCGCTGGGGTTGTGAAAGGTGGGTTGAACAGCCAGGTGGTGTTTGGAGGTTCAGGAGTAAACAACCAGAACAAAGGCCTCAGCAGCGAGTTGAGCCATTGTGGTCCTCCTAAAAAACTGATACCTGTGATTGAGACTACCAGCTTAAGGAAAGAGCGTATTGTGGTGCTGTTCCTGAGCCACTGGAAGAAATCTGCATACGCTATTTCAGTGAGAGCAGCGAGGCAGAGACAGGGACAGGAATCGCTGTCAGGCAGACTGACAGGAGCGTCGCCCCAACAGAAAATCCCTGCCATGTTTCAGTTCTGCCAACAAAGAGGCGCTGTGGACAAGATGCTAAACTCTTGGAGGAGTAAACTAGAACTCAAAGATGCACAACAGTCCTCTTTGTCCTTTGCACAATTTCCGCCACCTCGAGTAACTTTCTCCCCGGAGCAGTTCCTGCCAGACGTGGACGGTGTTGCGGTGACCCACGACAGCTTGACCCTCGACCTCTTCATGCTGGGATACTTCCACATTTTAGAGCAGGAGCTGTCGCCCGAGGAGAGGAAGATGAGGCACCTGCTCTGCTTCGAAGTCTTTGACCACGTTGGCAGTTTCTCCTGGGAGATGGTGAGGGAATTCCACAAGGCTGTTCTCCAGGAAATTCAGGCTGGAAGTCGACAGTGGAGCGACGGCTTCGAGGACATTAAAGTTCGCTTCTTTGGGGACTCGAGACCATGCCGCTGTCCCTCACCCTCTTCACTGTTGTCAGATTCCAGACTCGTACCACAAGTTATAGTTCAAACTGCAACTCCAGATGAGTGCGGCGGTGACACAAACTTCTCTTGTTTCAACAACGAAgacatttgtaaatatattgacCGCAGCTTTGCTTTCTGGAAGGAGAAGGAGGCGGAGCTGTTTGATTTTGAACATTAA